In a genomic window of Desulfovibrio inopinatus DSM 10711:
- a CDS encoding DUF3859 domain-containing protein yields MTRCEKERFSMLMNACWLLCVMLIVLASGHDAYAQSALVDGVLVTESGTIAATTSQKGLGDIRFVGHASKVQASLGTGFGFRYTTSGHPDGAPIILTVALKHPPITNPATGEATTGQVYQLQSAVGRSEAEYFVFEKSYELVPGQYVWRIFNGKLPLAEQTFVVSVASEGATSQKNASPPPKPSPIRFVKTHFLRVSTMGQAAFLATEKGEFMLSAKENPEFYIQVVDVVSRLASGEDVTIYYREPKAQERYGELIGIKTPFFGVLGKTDSANHK; encoded by the coding sequence ATGACTCGATGTGAAAAAGAACGGTTCAGCATGCTCATGAATGCGTGTTGGCTTCTGTGCGTAATGTTGATTGTGTTAGCCTCCGGACACGATGCCTATGCTCAGAGTGCATTGGTCGATGGAGTGTTGGTCACGGAATCCGGCACTATCGCCGCGACCACTTCCCAAAAGGGACTTGGTGATATTCGGTTTGTCGGGCATGCGTCCAAGGTCCAGGCCAGTTTAGGGACAGGATTTGGCTTTCGATACACGACATCGGGACATCCCGACGGCGCTCCGATCATATTGACGGTGGCCCTCAAACACCCGCCAATAACAAACCCGGCAACGGGTGAAGCAACAACGGGGCAAGTCTATCAGCTTCAATCGGCCGTAGGACGATCAGAAGCGGAGTATTTTGTCTTTGAAAAATCCTATGAGCTTGTTCCCGGACAATACGTTTGGCGTATTTTTAATGGCAAACTTCCCCTTGCCGAACAGACCTTTGTCGTTTCGGTCGCATCGGAAGGAGCAACGTCGCAAAAGAACGCATCGCCCCCGCCAAAGCCTTCCCCAATTCGTTTTGTTAAAACGCATTTTCTCCGTGTCTCCACCATGGGACAAGCCGCTTTCTTGGCTACGGAGAAAGGGGAGTTCATGTTATCAGCCAAAGAGAATCCGGAATTCTATATACAAGTGGTCGATGTGGTCTCGCGTCTCGCATCAGGAGAGGACGTCACCATCTATTACAGAGAACCCAAAGCACAAGAACGCTATGGTGAACTGATCGGCATCAAAACGCCGTTTTTCGGAGTGTTGGGAAAAACGGATAGTGCAAATCATAAATAG